Genomic segment of Notolabrus celidotus isolate fNotCel1 chromosome 1, fNotCel1.pri, whole genome shotgun sequence:
AGACAATCCAacaatttattctttttattaaaaatacattttgtggctttttttttgcctttattggataggacagctgaagagagacaggaaatgtggggagtacagagtgggggaagacttgcagtaaatggtcgaaccggcgaccactgagacaaggactatagcctccatacgtgggacgcttagaccgctaggccaccagtgccctaATCCAACAATTCCTAGCTGAGAACCATGGCCTCTGACGTGGAGGTACCTAGCCGCTTTGCACTCaactgcaaaccgccccaatgcctaCTGGAGATCCCAGCCTGAAGAAACCAACAGAACCATGTCATCTTCATAGCACAGAGATGGAACTCTGAGGCTCTAAAACTTAAGTTCCACCTAATCATCCCCTTTCAGGTATCTCCATCATTGGCCACCTGTGGGGGATGTCCCATGGGAGATGTCCCATGTCCCTTTGTGacctgaaggagagaggagtttGGTTCCAGAGACAGTGCAGTGTGTGGAGGCAAGCCCAACTACATCTAGCAGGTACTCCAACACCATTTCTGGCTCCTTCTCCAATAGCAAGTTGACATTCCATATCCCAAAATTCCCATATccccccgaggtatcctttggagggtgctccaggaatatggggtggatggccttttgctacgggccattcagtctctgtattgtcggagccagagtctggttcgcattgccggcagtaagtcaaattcgttcccggtgggggttggactccgccagggctgccctttgtcaccggttctgttcataacttttatggacagaatttctaggcccagccaagtggcggggggtttccggttcagtggccttgggattccgtctctgctctttgcagatgatgtcgttctattggcccaggacacgctggcgagactatgtctctcagctggcctgggagcgcctcggtatcctcccagaagagctggtggaagtggccggggagaggagtgtctgggcttccctgctgagactgctgcccccgtgacccggacccggataagcggaagaagatggatggatggatggatcccAAAATTCAGTCTACTGGGCCGGGCATCAGCATGCCCAGGTCCAAAAACACAAATGCTGCCGGGCCTACTATAAAGTGGACCACCATGCCTATCCCTGCAGGTGGTATCCTCACAGGGTGGCGGCTCCACATTGTTTTTTACAGGCTGAGCCCGACCAGACCCAGTTGCAAGGACACCAAACGACGGCCACCATCATTTCCAGCTAggaaaatagaatacaattgaTTGATCAATCAGTGATTGCTTGTTGCTGCAACaagagtgtccagttttctgccaaCTTGTTTTTGTTGAGTGAAATAAACATGTCCACAAAGTGGGATGTCCTTGTTAGGAAGCACAACTGGGTCAAAATCAGTCTGGCAGCAGAAAACACTTGCTCAGATGGCACTGATGTTGTTTGTGTCTATACATACTGGTGTGCCAGCTTTGCCAGTCTAGGACatctctctgcattgactttccaCCAGTCTGTAGGCTTTGTATCTAACGATGGGGTGATGTCCAATAAAAAGTTATCATATTTGgctccccccaaaaaagagcTTGCCGAGACAGccaccagctgagcgtctccactgtgtgcaacaccttcagtctgtTGGTTtgcattgaaacatgctttaaacctaAAAATACAACCTGATAGCTGAGTATAGTATGAGAACACACATGGTTTATCTCTACCTGATAtaattgttctttttaaatggGTGACCAAGTACATTCTCAAAGACCAATTACTCAATTCTGTATTAATTAACTCAGAAAATGAACTCTGTAAGCTTTAGTGTTGCATGAAGTCCAACTGTTATGAGGATTCTCAGTTGCAGGTACCAAGAGACAGTTTAGTAGTATTTATTTggccacaataaaaaaaactcatcaGGTGGTAAAACTAAATGAAAGACAATCTCAAAGTTGAGTTTACAACTAGAGTTACAACAGACAACTTAATGACATTATTTCTTGAGTAAGAATTAATACTCAAATGTACCAAATTGAAATAGCTACAAAAATGTTGACGTGTAATTTCTTGTTCAAAAGTGCAAGAGTTTAATGATGAATGTATGGCAGAGTATGACCTAACTGTAAAGTTAAGAGAATAATTAAtaattttatattgttttcactgtaaatgtaTAAGGGCACCATATTTTTcttaatacaaacaaacaagtcaaaGTATGAAGATCATTTTATACAATATCAGCAAAATGAACTCATGCTGTGGATAATGTCATTCTGTTCTAGTTTAATGTATCAGCCAGATGTTCTAAACTTTCCTAAAGAATATATGTTCACATATGGTGCCAATTTGTGACATCTTAAGGCCATAAATTAAAGGGTTGAAGAGTGGTTGGGATACAACAAAGTAAAATGACAAAATCATTTGGAATATGTGGGGCACAGTGTTCATATCAAACCTATTCTCCAATAATTGAAAAGAAACCCCACAAGAAAAGTTGAGCAGAGAGGCCAGGTGAGGTGTGCAGGTAATGACAGCTTTCTGTCGGGTCTGTTTGGAACCAGAGAAACAAACTTGAAGAATCTTCATGGAAGTGTAAAATATTACAGATAGGGGACAAAAGATTGTGAAAGTAGCAACAATTAGTTCAAAAACATTATTTACTCTGGTGTCAAAGCAACTCAGTTTAATTATGGAGTAGTTGTTACAGTAGACTTTATTGATGATGTTTCCACACAGCTGTAAAGAGGCAGTCAAAACAGTCGTAACAAACACCACTAAAAAAGGAGGTAACCATACCACTGCAATGAGCATGGTAACCTTGAAAGAGGTCATATTTACATTATATTGTAAAGGATAACATATAGCAACATATCTGTCATAGGATATTACTGCTAAGTTTGTAAATTCAACAGTTACGTATGAGTAAGAACAGAAAATCTGTaggaaacaaaaaggaacagaaacagtgtGAATGTCAGAGAGAATCTGAACCAGGAGAAATGGAAACAACCCTGTACTACCAAACAGCTCATTCACAAACAGACTGCAGAGTTATTGTCATCACTTTGAATCCCTCAGCTGTTCCAGACCCGGGACCAGTCATGTGACTGTCTTAGAAAGTATTTACTCAACAAGACCCAAGCTCTGCAGTAAACTCATCTGCACTCTCTAACATTGTTCTGCTGCTTTAGTTAACCCAAAAGAAGGTGAACACTGGGAGGCACAGATAGTCCCAGCAATCGGAAcgaacatttcaaatgagagCTCACAATATAACTGAGCCTGTGTAACGTCTCCATACAgcctggtcctgctgcaggtcctCTGCTTATGGTTAATGAGGTAATGGGTCGTGATCAATCATGAtcaattttacacatttttctcatttcaggCTCGGTGGCTTTTCTGAAACCAGGGttttaaaacacttgtttttcatgattgTAATGTTTATCTACACGTTAATTCTGTGTGCCAACCTGTTGCTCATTGTTGTTATCTGTAAGAACAGGAGCTTACATGAACCTATGTATATATTTCCATGCAGTCTGTTTGTCAATGAGCTGTTTGGTAGTACGGggttcttccctctcctcttggttcagattctctctgacagtcacactgtttctgttcctttgtgtttcctgcagatcttctgtgtgtactcatatatatatgtagagttttttattttagccGTCATTTCTTATGACAGATATCTTGCCATCTGTTATCCTCTGCAATATATCTCTcttatgacatttaaaaaggttgCCGTGCTTATTGCAGTGTCATGGTTAACTGCTTGTCTTTCTGTTGCTTGCACAGTGTCCTTGCGTTctactctgcagctgtgtgggaACATTATTGACAATGTTTACTGTAATAACTACTCCATAGTTAAACTGGCCTGCTCTGACAccacaataaataacatttacggTATAGTTATTAGCATAATCAGAATATGTGCTCCTCTGATTTGGATCTTTTACACTTACATGAGGATTCTTAAAGTTTGTTTCTCTGGTTCCAAACAGACCAGACAGAAAGCTGTCAGTACCTGCACACCTCACCTGGCCTCTCTGCTCAACTTTACTTTTGGAATTTGCATTGAGATTATTCAGAGCAGGCTGAATATGAGCGGAGTACCAAGTCTGCTGTCCATAATTTTGTCCTTATACCTTCTTACATGTCAGCCGATCCTAAACCCGGTCATGTACGgcctgaaaatgtccaaaatattcaatatatgtAAAAGCCTGTTTTGTTCTAAAGCTCTGATTATCCAACTCAATCGTTGAGatcaaatatttatgaataCCTTTTAAtgagtccagttttcttgatGTCTAAGGGTCACTGTACTGTCATAcaagaaatcaaacatgcacttgataacagcacaaacagctgaGCTGGTTTTTGAAGAGCAAATGTACACACTTGTTGAATCCTAGTGTGTCTCATTTAAATgaactgtgtatgtgtttaatgtgttgacAGTTCCATTTGCCCTGAGCCAACAGCTCTGACTTCAACACAGTAAGGTTTTGGTAAAGTGTTCTGCATGTCTAAATGCTATTtgaagctgtataaataaagtggattgatgcacaatgattattttatttaagagtccagtctagatctgctctttcTGTGAAATGTCTTCATGGAAAGTGTCCTGATATAACAGTTCTTATGAACTGGTGCTAGACAAATATTAGACTGACTGGCTGATTGTCTTAGAGGGAAGTTTCCTGATATTGATTCCTCCAAAGCTTGTTTGCTTACACATTTTCTTGCAACATAGTGTGACAGTAAAGCTGTTGCATTTTAGAGCTGTAGATATAAAACATGGCACAAAGCAACCAACTATGggtcatttatttatcatctgagGTTATAGCAATAGTTCCATCCTCTGATGCATCCGATTCCTTCACTACCAACATCAGTTAAGCTGTTTTAGTCAGAGCCAGATCACTGCTTGCTCCACAGAAAGATGTCTTACTTTTTCATGCTGAGAATAGTCTCCAGCAAACTACAGACTGCCTTTCCATTGTCAAATAGCACTACAAGGCTCTGAGTTAACTCTCAGGTCCTGATTCATTAGGAGA
This window contains:
- the LOC117821836 gene encoding olfactory receptor 11A1-like, whose protein sequence is MINFTHFSHFRLGGFSETRVLKHLFFMIVMFIYTLILCANLLLIVVICKNRSLHEPMYIFPCSLFVNELFGSTGFFPLLLVQILSDSHTVSVPLCFLQIFCVYSYIYVEFFILAVISYDRYLAICYPLQYISLMTFKKVAVLIAVSWLTACLSVACTVSLRSTLQLCGNIIDNVYCNNYSIVKLACSDTTINNIYGIVISIIRICAPLIWIFYTYMRILKVCFSGSKQTRQKAVSTCTPHLASLLNFTFGICIEIIQSRLNMSGVPSLLSIILSLYLLTCQPILNPVMYGLKMSKIFNICKSLFCSKALIIQLNR